The following are encoded together in the Acidiferrobacteraceae bacterium genome:
- a CDS encoding M14 family metallopeptidase, whose protein sequence is MHDLNLNLNVLDGLPAGLLELQARSLHTLLSGPTLIHLPGRRPEPLFVSVLLHGDEDGGWEAMRRLLRRYDERNELPRALSLFIGNVEAARHGVRFLEGQADYNRVWEDHSGNENLPERLLMRQVVSEMEARGLFAAIDVHNNSGLNPHYGCVRHLDHEHLHLAALFSRTVVFFRTPIGVQTGAFAELCPAVTIEAGKSGQAHGVEHILEFVDAVLHLSQWPDHPVAEHDVDLFHTVAVCKVPEPVSFGFGESDTDIEFLRNLDHLNFRELPAGTTLGRIHGSKAVPLDVRDEGGEDVTARFFRVHGGELQTTLPVMPSMLSVNATAIRQDCLCYLMERYPGFHSGRPTSASSIG, encoded by the coding sequence GTGCATGATTTGAACCTCAACCTAAACGTACTGGATGGACTCCCGGCTGGTCTGCTGGAACTTCAGGCCCGGTCGCTTCATACCCTGCTTTCGGGACCGACCCTGATTCATCTGCCCGGCCGGCGACCGGAGCCGCTGTTTGTTTCCGTGCTTTTGCACGGAGACGAGGACGGTGGCTGGGAGGCCATGCGGCGCCTGCTGCGGCGATACGACGAAAGGAATGAATTGCCCCGCGCCCTGTCCCTGTTCATTGGCAATGTAGAGGCGGCGCGCCATGGTGTACGATTTCTCGAGGGGCAGGCCGACTACAACCGGGTTTGGGAAGATCATTCCGGCAACGAGAATCTTCCGGAACGTCTGCTGATGCGGCAGGTGGTCTCGGAGATGGAAGCACGCGGACTGTTCGCTGCCATCGACGTGCACAACAACAGTGGGCTGAATCCGCATTACGGCTGTGTTCGTCATCTCGACCACGAGCATTTGCATCTTGCGGCATTGTTCTCGCGCACCGTGGTCTTTTTTCGTACTCCCATCGGAGTGCAGACCGGCGCCTTCGCCGAACTCTGTCCGGCCGTAACCATCGAGGCGGGCAAGTCGGGTCAGGCCCACGGTGTGGAGCACATTCTCGAATTTGTCGACGCGGTGCTGCATCTGTCGCAATGGCCGGACCATCCGGTGGCGGAGCACGATGTCGACCTGTTCCATACCGTTGCGGTATGCAAGGTGCCGGAACCCGTCAGCTTCGGGTTCGGGGAGTCCGACACCGATATTGAGTTCCTTCGTAACCTGGACCATCTGAATTTTCGTGAGCTGCCCGCAGGCACGACACTCGGGCGCATCCACGGATCGAAGGCGGTGCCGCTGGATGTGCGGGACGAAGGCGGAGAGGATGTGACCGCCCGCTTCTTCCGCGTCCACGGGGGCGAGCTTCAGACGACGCTACCGGTCATGCCGTCGATGTTATCGGTAAACGCCACGGCGATTCGGCAGGACTGCCTGTGTTATCTCATGGAGCGCTATCCGGGATTTCATTCCGGCCGCCCGACTTCCGCATCCTCGATCGGCTAG